The sequence below is a genomic window from Luteimonas sp. MC1825.
GGCGCTCGATGCCTTCCTCGGCCTCGCCGGTGCGCAGCGCCGCGTCGGCGCGCAGCCGGTAGCGGCCACGGCCGGCGTGGGTGTCGAGCGCGAACAGGGGCGCGGGCTTGGCGGTCAGGGCTTCGCACAGCGCCAGCAGGACGACGTGCTTGAGCACGTCCGCGTGGTTGCCGGCATGGAAGGCGTGGCGGTAGTTCATCGCGCCAAGGATACGCGGGCGGGCCCCCGGCCGCGGGTATGCTCTTCCGCCATGACCGCCGATGCCGCCACCCGCTCCACCGTGCTGCTGGTCGAGGACGACCTGGCGATCGCGGAGACCATCCTCTATCCGCTGCGCGCGGAGGGCTTTGCCGTGGAGCACCACCTGCTGGGCGGCGGCGTGGCCGAGCGCGTGCGCGCCGGCGGCATCGACCTGGTGCTGCTGGATGTCGGATTGCCAGACGTCGGCGGATTCGAGGTGTGCCGGCGGCTGCGGGCGTTCAGCGCGCTGCCGGTGGTGTTCCTCACCGCGCGCAGCGACGAGTTCGACCGCGTGCTGGGCCTGGAGCTTGGCGCCGACGACTACATCGCCAAGCCGTTCTCGCCGCGCGAGCTGGTGGCGCGGGTGCGCGCGCGGCTGCGCCGCCATCCGGTCGCGGACACCGACGGCGGCGGCGTGCGGCGCAACGGCCGTTTCGAGCACGATGCGGACGCGCGGCGGATCGCGTTCGCCGGCACCCAGCTCGAGCTCACCCGCTACGAGTACGCGCTGCTCGCGGAGCTGCTGCGGCGGCCCGGCGCCATCCTCAGCCGCGCGCAACTGCTCGACCGCGCCTGGCAC
It includes:
- the creB gene encoding two-component system response regulator CreB yields the protein MTADAATRSTVLLVEDDLAIAETILYPLRAEGFAVEHHLLGGGVAERVRAGGIDLVLLDVGLPDVGGFEVCRRLRAFSALPVVFLTARSDEFDRVLGLELGADDYIAKPFSPRELVARVRARLRRHPVADTDGGGVRRNGRFEHDADARRIAFAGTQLELTRYEYALLAELLRRPGAILSRAQLLDRAWHDAGDSGERTIDTHVKTLRGKLRAADAAADPLRTHRGVGYSLDVG